Within the Paenibacillus sp. AN1007 genome, the region ACAGCGTATGCAGAGATGATTTTTGGCTTTCTGCAGGATTTGTCGGCTAAAGGCGAGCAGCGGGAGCCTGTAACTATTGTTGAACTTGGTGCTGGTGCTGGCAGATTAGCCCATCAGGTGCTCTGCAAGCTGTGTGCGTTGAACGAATTTGCAGGCACGGAGCTGCCGCCTTTTCGTTATGTGATGACAGATTTGGCTGAAGAGAATGTTACGGGATGGAAGGAACATCCATCGATGCAGCCATTTATCGAGCAGGGGATACTGGATTTTGCACGTTTTGACGCGATGAAGGATACGGAATTGAAGCTGGTTTTGACTAAAACGACGATCAAACCAGGAGATTTGCAGCAGCCGATGCTGCTCATTGCCAACTATTTTTTCGACAGCATCCCGCAGGATTTGATTTACATTGGGGAGGGACAGGTGTTTGAATGTGATCTGCTTGTTGAACTTCCGAAGTATGCAGCTGAGCAGAAACCTGCCGAGCTGCTGGAAAGTATGACACTGCAGTATACATATCGCTCTGTACCCGAATACAGTGCCGAGAACTATCCCTACTCTGAACTGATCGCGCTGTATCAAACGAATTTGGAGGATTCACATATTCTGCTCCCAAACGCTGGCTTGGATTGCCTCGAACGGCTGAGCAGGCTATCCCGGTCAGGATATGTACTGATTACTGCGGATAAAGGGGATCACCGACTGGATTACTGGAAATATGCAGAGCCGCCTGAATTTGCACTTCACGGCAGTTTCTCGCTGTCTGCCAATTATCATGCGATAAAATATGTGTTGGAACAGCAGGGGGCAGCTGCACATTTTACAGCACACCACTATAAAGACCTGAACGTTGGCATGATCTTAATGCTGAACAAACCAAAAAGCTATGTGAATACAAGGCTCGCCTATCATCGCTTTGTTGAGCGGTTCGGACCGGATGATTTCTTTAGTCTAAGAGAATGGGTGGACCATAAAGTGGACCAGATGGAGTTGAAGCAGCTGCTGGCTTTCTGGAGGTTGGGCGGGTACGATGCCGAATTTCTAATCCACGCTTCACTTCGATTCAAAAATCTTTTACCTGATGCAGGCGATGAGGAATTGTTTGATCTTCAATCGGGGATCAGACAGATGTGGTGCTCTAATTATATGATGGAATATCGGGAACAGACGGCTTTCGTTTCAGGGCAGCTGTTATTAGAGATGTTTATGTATGAAGAGGCCAAGGCTTTTCTGGAAGAAACACTGACTGCTCATCCGGACACACAGCAGATCGCGGTCCTGTATGATCTTGCTGTGTGCTGTTATGAGCTGGAACAGGAACAGGAAGCCCTTGTTTATGCTCGCCGTGTACTTGAATTGGACCCGATGCACGAGGAAGCTGCAGCGCTTTTGGCAGGGGCGGAGTAGTGTATGTTTAATCACCAGCTTGTTCAATCTATTCCATAAAAATGAAACCTTCTTTAGGACTTTAACGTATAATAAAGGGAATTCAATTCATTCAATTGTGAGGAATGACTAGGGAAAGGAGAGAGTTAAAATGAAAAAAGGTCTTTCGGTTGTGCTTTACCCGCTGTTTTGGATTCTGGGAGCTCTTTCTATACTTGGTGGAAATGGAAACAGTATCGGGAACATGGTCCTGTTCGGTAAAGATATTGCCACAGATCAAAGTTATGATGGACAAGCAATCTATGATCAGATTGAACGTAGAAATGGATGAGTACATAATAAGGCAATGAGCTGCAGGCTGGGCCATCTTTTCTTCTTTCTTTACCTGAGGATTGGGCAGCTGAACTTGCCGATTCGCCCGGTCACTTGCGAAAAACACGCATATGTTATGGCATACCTTGAAATTCAAAGGAGGCCAATCAAATGAGTCAAGTTGGATACGGTTGTGGCAATGTTGGTGGATTTGGCGGAGCGTGGACTTCGACCAGCGCAATCCTTGTTCTCTTCATTCTGCTCGTCATCATCACAAAATCTTTCTGGCTGTAATGTAACGGTTAGACGTGCAGGCATCAGCTCCACCAGAACTTTGGTGGGGCTTTTCTTTGTTCTGATGGGAATATGACATCCATAATATTTGACAAGTGAAAACAATGTGCTTAAAATCACATATGGAGACTACTAACAGAGATTGAAGGGATAGCAATGCCGTTTATACGATTCAAAGGATTCACGGGCCCCGAGCTGGAGGAGGTTGTACCTCAAATTACGGAACAAATGGCCTTGATCACTCATATTCCGCAGGAAAGAATGAAAGCAGAGCGTCATGACGTACAAGCCCTGACACCTTCCCCGGCGTCTATAGAGATTCTGATGTTTCAACGTGACCAAGAGATACATGATCGCATCGCCTCATCCATGCAGTGTATTTTGGAGAAGGCCAAACTGCCGGATGTACACATTTTTTTCAATATATTATCGCCGAACTTGTACTACAAAAAAGGCAAGCCGTTGACGGACTACAGGCTGGATTAAAAATATTTGTGATGTATTAAAAATCAAGCATATCAAGGAAATCAATCAAGATTAAAAGCTGCTTCCAAAGAGAAGCAGCCTGAGACGAGCAAAATATCTATGCGCGTCTTTTTTTTATTTTATGGAAGGGCCGGCTGGTACCCTGTTTGATCGAATAGCTGGAATAGCTGTGTATCAGATGATGAACAGTCAAGATCATAGCCAATGCGGCCAGAGATAGACATGCGGCTGCCCAAAGTGACTGTATGGGTCCAAGATATTGAATCGTGATTCCCGTCATGACCAGGCCGATGGCGGATACGGTATATTTTGAAAAAGAAAGCAGACTGTTTGCTTTCACTAAATCTTCGCGTTCAACCAGTTTCGGCCGGAGTTCCTCCAGGAACAGTGATTCCCAGTGCGATGCTGCGGAGAGTGCGACTGCGCCTGCAAACACAAGCACCATATGTAATGTCAGGTGAGGCAGGGAGAGAGCGATCCCGATGAGGAGTAGGGTCTTGATCAAAGGAATCCCAATAATTAGTCTGGACAATGCAGCGCGTTTCATTAGAAACGGGAACGCAAACTTGGCCGCTGCAAATGACCCTGCGTATAAGCAAAGAAACAGCAGTGTACCTGGAATGAATCCAGTTTGTTTGTATACAAGATAGGTCATGGTTGTGATTGAGACCACTTGTATAAGTGAGAGCAGTGTTCTGGCAGCCCAGAATGGATAAAATGCGATGTTCATACCAGATTGTCCTTTCTGAAACGATACGTCTGTATCCTCTATCTTACGGTGCACGCTGCAGTAACACCACAAACAAAGTTATCATTTTCCCGTCAGTACATGCCAAAAAGCCAGCTGAATAGGGCCAGCTGGCTTTTTATTTTTCAGCTTTTATCATTTGATGATTATGCCATGGCAAGAGTAAAAGCTATGAGCAGCATCAACAAACTGGACATTCGAACCATAGTCATGTAAGATTTGCTGGGTTCTGTCTCTCCGTTCACGATCCAGCCATAACGAAGAAACCAGCCAAATTTGGGAAAACACAGATTGATCATACATAACACCATAAATATAAAAAAGAGGGTTTTCATCATCGATCTTCCTTCCTCGTCAACCATTAACGGTCCTGCCTTCAAGGTTTAAGTCTGGAGTAAGTTAGATACTCAGCATTATGACGATGATGATCCAAAGTTTCATACTTTATCTGAATAACAGGCAGGTAATTGTGAATGGATAAGGATTAATATGATTAAGAACTATTACCCAAGAACTACATGGGTTGAATAACTGTGGTACAATAAAACAGATTGTTTTATATCAGCACATACCATCTGGAGTTAAGGATGTGAGATGGAGGAGGCAGACATGAGTCTATATAATCAACTCCCGATGCAATGGGAATTTATCATCTCGAAATTAAAATCCTCCCTTACGGTAGTTGACGCTACCTCGCCTGAGTTTCCGCTCATGTATGTAAACGAACATTTTACCAGGTTGACCGAATATACACATGAAGAGTCGATCGGCCGAAATTGTCGATTCCTACAGGGAGCGGATACAGATCCCGAAACCGTTTCACAAATTCGGGAAG harbors:
- a CDS encoding SAM-dependent methyltransferase, producing the protein MTDKESRSFRFSEAPLWDWQRAYYEQMGPQAWGDRQVPQYITSNPVIATAYAEMIFGFLQDLSAKGEQREPVTIVELGAGAGRLAHQVLCKLCALNEFAGTELPPFRYVMTDLAEENVTGWKEHPSMQPFIEQGILDFARFDAMKDTELKLVLTKTTIKPGDLQQPMLLIANYFFDSIPQDLIYIGEGQVFECDLLVELPKYAAEQKPAELLESMTLQYTYRSVPEYSAENYPYSELIALYQTNLEDSHILLPNAGLDCLERLSRLSRSGYVLITADKGDHRLDYWKYAEPPEFALHGSFSLSANYHAIKYVLEQQGAAAHFTAHHYKDLNVGMILMLNKPKSYVNTRLAYHRFVERFGPDDFFSLREWVDHKVDQMELKQLLAFWRLGGYDAEFLIHASLRFKNLLPDAGDEELFDLQSGIRQMWCSNYMMEYREQTAFVSGQLLLEMFMYEEAKAFLEETLTAHPDTQQIAVLYDLAVCCYELEQEQEALVYARRVLELDPMHEEAAALLAGAE
- a CDS encoding YjcZ family sporulation protein — encoded protein: MSQVGYGCGNVGGFGGAWTSTSAILVLFILLVIITKSFWL
- a CDS encoding DUF1904 family protein; the encoded protein is MPFIRFKGFTGPELEEVVPQITEQMALITHIPQERMKAERHDVQALTPSPASIEILMFQRDQEIHDRIASSMQCILEKAKLPDVHIFFNILSPNLYYKKGKPLTDYRLD
- a CDS encoding DUF6199 family natural product biosynthesis protein, whose translation is MMKTLFFIFMVLCMINLCFPKFGWFLRYGWIVNGETEPSKSYMTMVRMSSLLMLLIAFTLAMA